One window of Candidatus Hydrothermales bacterium genomic DNA carries:
- a CDS encoding acetyl-CoA hydrolase/transferase C-terminal domain-containing protein, with translation MSFLKLYHEKKRPIEELISYVKSGDSLFISGNAATPRYFLEHLAARKDLENVKLYHLLQIGEDYFKKFGTYKNFIHKALFVGPADREAVNEGNAEYIPCHLHEIPIMIREGKIKINVAIIHTSPPDEHGFLSLGVEVIATKAAIQSAKIILAQVNRRMPRTLGDCFVHISQITALCEVDEPLFTVEKITPTEVEEKIAKFVVDLIDDGSTLQVGIGGIPNAILKFIKGKKDLGIHTEMISDGIMERIIDGTITGSRKTLHPGKVIGTFILGSEELYNFSHNNPIFELHPCDYVNHPFIISRNDNMVAVNSAIEVDLTGQVCSDSIGTYIYSGFGGQVDFIRGAGWSKNGKPIIAIPSTAKNETVSKIVSKLKDGAGVVTTRADVRYVVTEYGVAELWGKSIRERAKALIEIAHPKFREMLTKEAWERKLLPHLFYIEDTKKSKSDRLNTRE, from the coding sequence ATGAGCTTTTTAAAACTATATCACGAGAAGAAAAGGCCCATAGAGGAGCTTATTTCTTATGTTAAGTCAGGAGATTCTTTGTTTATTTCTGGAAATGCTGCCACTCCAAGGTACTTCTTAGAACACCTTGCGGCAAGGAAAGATCTTGAAAATGTTAAACTCTATCACCTTTTACAGATTGGAGAAGATTACTTTAAAAAGTTCGGAACCTATAAGAATTTTATACATAAAGCTCTCTTTGTTGGGCCTGCTGACAGAGAGGCAGTAAATGAAGGAAACGCCGAATATATTCCATGTCACCTGCACGAAATTCCAATTATGATAAGAGAGGGAAAGATAAAAATTAATGTTGCAATAATTCACACCTCACCTCCAGATGAACACGGGTTTTTAAGCTTAGGAGTTGAAGTTATAGCTACAAAGGCAGCAATTCAGAGTGCAAAGATTATCCTTGCACAGGTAAATAGGAGAATGCCAAGAACCTTAGGAGATTGCTTTGTTCATATCTCTCAAATTACCGCACTCTGCGAAGTTGACGAACCTCTCTTTACTGTTGAGAAAATAACACCTACCGAAGTTGAAGAAAAAATAGCCAAGTTTGTCGTTGATCTAATTGATGACGGATCAACTTTACAGGTTGGAATAGGTGGAATACCCAATGCGATCCTAAAGTTTATAAAAGGAAAAAAAGACCTTGGAATCCACACTGAGATGATATCAGATGGAATAATGGAAAGAATAATTGATGGAACAATAACTGGTTCAAGAAAAACACTTCATCCAGGTAAGGTAATAGGTACCTTTATTTTAGGTTCAGAAGAGCTTTATAACTTTTCTCATAACAACCCAATTTTTGAACTTCACCCCTGTGACTATGTTAATCATCCCTTTATAATTTCAAGGAATGACAACATGGTAGCTGTTAATTCTGCTATTGAAGTTGATTTAACAGGACAAGTTTGCTCTGATTCAATTGGAACATATATTTATTCAGGTTTTGGTGGTCAAGTAGACTTTATAAGGGGAGCAGGCTGGAGTAAAAACGGAAAACCAATAATAGCAATACCCTCTACAGCAAAAAACGAAACAGTCTCAAAGATTGTTTCTAAGTTAAAAGATGGAGCAGGAGTTGTTACCACAAGAGCTGACGTGAGATACGTAGTTACAGAGTACGGTGTAGCTGAACTTTGGGGTAAATCAATTAGGGAAAGAGCTAAAGCCTTAATAGAAATAGCTCACCCAAAATTTAGAGAGATGCTCACAAAAGAAGCTTGGGAGAGGAAACTTTTACCTCACCTATTTTATATCGAAGACACAAAGAAATCAAAAAGTGATAGACTTAATACAAGAGAATAA
- a CDS encoding alanine dehydrogenase, which translates to MEKIKIGIPSSQKGSSIPEKRVSLSPSACKELIELGAEIYLESGAGESAGFSDEEYKQKGVNIVYSRDEVFLRTDIVAGINPPSTDELRLLKENHVIFGFLHLAVRPKEIYETFVSKKITSIGYEIIQEEDETLPVLRVSSQIAGKLAPQIAGRLLESERGGLGILLGGIPGIPPADVVIIGAGTLGTYAARSFLGLGASVYMLDISRSKLERIDEIFGGKVVTALATYENIYKFVKFANVLILAVLVPGERAPIIVTREMVKSMRNGSVIIDFSIDQGGACETSRLTPTESFVYKEFGITHFCVPNVPSFVARTASHALSNALLPYFKRIVKDGIDVIRECVPLWNGCYTFKGKFTKKHPWSEGYPTI; encoded by the coding sequence TTGGAAAAAATTAAGATAGGTATACCATCTTCACAAAAGGGTAGCAGCATTCCTGAAAAAAGGGTTTCTCTTTCACCATCAGCATGTAAGGAGTTAATTGAACTTGGGGCAGAAATATATCTTGAAAGCGGAGCTGGAGAAAGCGCAGGTTTTTCTGATGAGGAATATAAGCAAAAAGGGGTAAATATTGTTTACTCAAGGGACGAAGTTTTTTTGAGAACAGATATAGTTGCTGGAATAAATCCTCCCTCTACAGACGAGCTTCGTCTTTTAAAAGAAAACCACGTTATCTTTGGGTTTCTTCATCTTGCCGTAAGACCAAAGGAGATATATGAAACTTTTGTTTCAAAGAAAATAACATCAATTGGTTATGAAATAATACAAGAAGAAGACGAGACTCTTCCCGTTTTAAGAGTATCAAGTCAAATTGCAGGAAAACTTGCTCCTCAAATTGCTGGAAGACTTCTTGAAAGTGAAAGAGGGGGACTAGGGATATTGCTTGGAGGGATACCTGGTATTCCACCAGCTGATGTAGTGATCATAGGGGCTGGGACTCTTGGTACATATGCTGCAAGATCTTTCCTTGGACTGGGAGCCTCAGTCTACATGCTTGATATTTCAAGATCAAAACTTGAGAGAATAGATGAAATTTTCGGTGGCAAAGTAGTTACTGCTCTTGCTACCTACGAGAATATTTATAAGTTTGTAAAGTTTGCTAACGTTCTTATTTTAGCTGTTCTTGTTCCTGGTGAAAGGGCACCAATAATTGTAACAAGGGAGATGGTTAAGTCTATGAGAAATGGCTCAGTTATCATAGATTTTTCTATTGATCAAGGTGGAGCCTGTGAAACTTCCAGGCTTACTCCAACAGAAAGCTTTGTTTATAAAGAATTCGGTATAACCCATTTTTGTGTTCCGAATGTACCATCCTTTGTTGCAAGAACAGCTTCCCACGCCCTTTCAAATGCTTTACTTCCCTACTTTAAAAGAATTGTTAAAGACGGTATCGATGTTATAAGAGAGTGTGTACCCCTTTGGAATGGTTGTTATACCTTTAAAGGTAAATTTACAAAAAAACATCCTTGGAGTGAAGGTTATCCAACAATCTGA
- a CDS encoding potassium transporter TrkG: MFFSLILLLPFSHNGNLTFIDAFFTSVSSLCVTGLIVKDTETFWTIWGKLIILFLIQIGGLGYMTIVSYFILVLRGDVPISLRVITRRTQSFLKGIPVRDLVFKILIYTLIIEFIGFLILLPLSRGEGKIFDSLFHSISAFCNAGFSTYSENIARCKDSPLYLLTISILLILGGLGFFVLDDLYNFIRKRTPLSYHSKVVLKTTIFLLVFFTIIFLIVEWNNSLKDYNLLLKIVHSFFHVSVPRTAGFNALDISVLLLPTQVAIMFLMVVGGSPGGTAGGVKTTNFAIWASFLRSTLKGEEDVSLSHRRIEHSLLIESASILTLYFFVFSLSLFIILLLEGKKFIFIEIVFEVISALSTVGLSLGSKNFENVSLSCDFSPITKFIIIILMFIGRIGVFTFWSLIVTRRKTLRSYPKGELMVF, from the coding sequence TTGTTTTTTTCACTTATTCTTCTTTTGCCCTTTTCTCATAATGGAAATTTAACTTTTATAGATGCCTTTTTTACTTCGGTCTCATCCTTATGTGTTACAGGTCTGATAGTAAAAGATACTGAGACCTTTTGGACTATTTGGGGTAAATTGATAATTCTCTTTCTTATTCAAATAGGCGGGCTCGGCTACATGACCATAGTTTCTTACTTTATTCTTGTCTTAAGAGGTGATGTCCCCATCTCCTTGAGAGTAATAACAAGAAGAACACAAAGCTTTTTAAAAGGCATCCCTGTTAGAGATCTTGTGTTTAAAATTTTAATATACACTCTAATAATCGAATTTATAGGTTTTTTAATTCTTTTGCCTCTGAGTAGAGGAGAGGGAAAAATTTTTGATAGTCTTTTCCATTCTATTTCAGCTTTTTGTAACGCTGGTTTTTCTACATATTCTGAAAATATCGCAAGATGCAAAGATTCCCCCCTTTATCTTTTAACTATATCTATACTCCTTATACTTGGAGGGCTTGGCTTTTTCGTACTTGATGACCTCTATAACTTTATAAGAAAAAGAACTCCCCTTTCATACCATTCAAAAGTTGTTTTAAAAACTACCATTTTTCTCCTTGTTTTTTTTACTATTATTTTTTTGATAGTAGAGTGGAATAACTCACTTAAAGATTATAATTTGCTCCTTAAAATTGTTCACTCTTTTTTTCATGTTTCAGTTCCCAGAACCGCTGGATTTAATGCCTTAGACATAAGCGTATTGCTTTTACCTACTCAAGTTGCCATAATGTTTTTGATGGTTGTAGGCGGTTCTCCTGGAGGTACAGCTGGTGGTGTAAAAACAACTAACTTTGCAATTTGGGCTTCTTTTTTAAGAAGCACTCTAAAAGGTGAGGAAGACGTCTCATTATCTCACAGAAGAATTGAACACTCTTTACTAATTGAGTCTGCCTCTATTCTTACACTTTATTTTTTTGTCTTTAGTCTCTCCCTTTTTATCATTTTATTGCTCGAGGGAAAAAAATTTATTTTTATAGAGATTGTTTTTGAAGTTATCTCAGCTCTATCTACTGTCGGCCTTTCTTTGGGTTCAAAAAATTTCGAGAATGTAAGTCTATCTTGTGATTTTTCTCCTATAACAAAGTTTATAATTATTATACTTATGTTTATTGGAAGAATTGGAGTTTTTACCTTTTGGAGTTTAATTGTTACAAGAAGAAAAACTTTGAGGAGCTATCCAAAGGGAGAACTTATGGTCTTTTAA
- the rplQ gene encoding 50S ribosomal protein L17, which translates to MRHLKKVKKLGRTSSHRKALLRNQAISLILNGKIKSTVPKLKETKKFVERLVTIAKEDTQSSRRLVFSYLNNKEASQKIFEIAKNFKDRKGGYTRLIRLGFRRGDNAEEGLLEFVE; encoded by the coding sequence ATGAGGCACCTAAAGAAAGTTAAAAAACTCGGAAGAACTTCATCACATAGAAAAGCATTACTCAGAAATCAGGCAATTAGTTTAATACTAAACGGTAAGATAAAAAGTACAGTTCCCAAACTTAAAGAGACAAAAAAGTTCGTTGAGAGATTGGTAACTATTGCTAAAGAGGATACTCAGAGTTCAAGACGCCTTGTTTTTTCGTATTTAAATAACAAAGAGGCATCACAAAAGATCTTTGAAATTGCAAAAAATTTTAAGGATAGAAAAGGTGGATACACAAGGTTAATAAGACTTGGATTTAGAAGAGGTGACAACGCAGAGGAGGGCCTTTTAGAGTTTGTTGAGTAA
- a CDS encoding DNA-directed RNA polymerase subunit alpha, protein MYRLTLTVPEGIKILNLSERKGFFEISPLERGYGITLGNSLRRVLLSSIKGSAIFAVHIDGVLHEFSTIEGVTEDVPHIVLNLKKVRVKFESDLPYKSMVLSKQGKGVVKASDFRLPPEIKIMNPDQHIAELSSDDSKIAIEAFVTSGRGYLTVEEIKYLIKSDKGFQPILPHNSFFIDADFSPVRFVNFSIENMRVDYRTDFERLLIEIETDGSVSPYDALVEAHTIMINHLSCIKKILTPKVEIQQDKKPKEVSKRVLDILEENIAFLDLSKRVTEALEEAGIKTLYDLVSLKRDDLLKIKNLGKKSIEEIEEKLRKFDLYLGMELPKTSKG, encoded by the coding sequence ATGTATAGGCTGACTCTCACTGTTCCAGAGGGAATAAAAATTTTAAATTTAAGTGAAAGAAAAGGTTTTTTTGAGATTTCTCCCTTAGAAAGAGGATACGGTATTACTTTAGGCAATTCCTTAAGAAGAGTTTTACTTTCAAGTATAAAAGGTTCAGCAATTTTTGCAGTTCATATAGACGGTGTCTTACATGAGTTTAGTACGATAGAGGGAGTTACTGAAGATGTTCCTCACATAGTTTTAAATCTTAAAAAAGTAAGAGTAAAGTTTGAAAGTGACTTGCCCTATAAGTCAATGGTTCTTTCAAAACAGGGAAAAGGTGTAGTTAAAGCTTCTGATTTTAGGTTGCCACCAGAGATTAAAATAATGAATCCAGATCAGCATATAGCAGAGCTTTCTTCAGATGATTCAAAAATTGCTATTGAGGCTTTCGTAACCTCAGGTAGAGGCTATCTTACTGTCGAAGAAATTAAGTATTTGATTAAATCAGATAAGGGATTTCAACCTATTTTGCCTCATAATTCGTTCTTTATAGACGCTGATTTTTCTCCTGTTAGATTTGTAAATTTCTCAATTGAGAATATGAGAGTTGACTATAGAACTGATTTTGAAAGACTTCTTATTGAAATTGAAACAGACGGATCTGTTTCCCCTTATGATGCACTTGTAGAGGCTCACACAATTATGATAAATCACCTTTCCTGTATAAAAAAGATTTTAACTCCAAAAGTAGAAATTCAACAGGATAAAAAGCCAAAGGAAGTTTCTAAGAGAGTACTTGATATATTAGAGGAAAATATAGCCTTTTTAGATCTTTCAAAGAGAGTTACTGAAGCGCTTGAAGAGGCTGGAATTAAGACCCTTTATGACCTTGTTTCATTAAAACGTGATGATCTTTTAAAAATAAAAAATTTAGGTAAAAAATCAATTGAAGAGATTGAGGAAAAATTAAGGAAATTTGATTTATACCTTGGAATGGAACTTCCAAAAACATCTAAAGGTTAG
- the rpsD gene encoding 30S ribosomal protein S4, translated as MAKAIRGPRCRLCRREGMQLFLKGERCFTDKCAIKRRPYPPGIHGPVKKPRLSVYGLQLREKQKAKRIYGVIEEQFKRYFEMARKMPGNTGENLLSILERRLDNVVFRLGFAVSRSQARQIVSHGKVLVNGRKVDIPSFLVREGDVITVKEKFKENPFLKYALQRRERSPLPEWLYFDPQKLEGKVLRLPQRKDITYPIQENLIVEFYSK; from the coding sequence ATGGCAAAGGCAATAAGAGGTCCAAGATGTAGGTTATGTAGAAGGGAAGGAATGCAGCTATTTTTAAAAGGTGAAAGATGCTTTACCGATAAGTGTGCAATTAAAAGAAGACCTTATCCCCCTGGAATCCATGGACCAGTTAAAAAACCAAGACTATCAGTCTACGGCTTACAGTTAAGAGAAAAACAAAAGGCAAAGAGAATATACGGTGTTATAGAAGAACAGTTTAAGAGGTATTTTGAAATGGCAAGAAAAATGCCAGGAAACACAGGCGAGAATTTACTTTCCATTCTTGAAAGAAGACTTGACAACGTAGTTTTTAGACTCGGCTTTGCAGTCTCAAGATCACAGGCAAGACAAATTGTATCTCATGGAAAAGTTTTAGTTAACGGAAGAAAAGTTGACATACCCTCTTTTCTTGTTAGAGAAGGAGATGTTATTACAGTAAAAGAGAAATTTAAAGAAAATCCGTTTTTAAAATACGCACTTCAGAGAAGAGAAAGAAGTCCCTTGCCTGAGTGGCTCTATTTTGATCCACAAAAACTTGAGGGGAAGGTTTTAAGATTACCACAAAGAAAGGATATAACTTATCCGATTCAAGAAAACCTTATCGTTGAGTTTTATTCAAAATAA
- the rpsK gene encoding 30S ribosomal protein S11, with translation MAKKGRKKKEKKFLNFAIVYIQSTFNNTIITVTDEKGNTLCWASSGSVGFKGTRKGTPFAASKAAEEVVKKVKEFGIQEVEVRLKGPGQGREAALRTLHSQGLKIVAIKDVTPIPHNGTRPPKRRRV, from the coding sequence ATGGCAAAAAAAGGAAGAAAAAAGAAGGAAAAGAAATTTTTAAATTTCGCAATCGTATACATACAATCAACCTTTAATAACACTATAATCACCGTAACCGACGAAAAGGGCAACACCCTCTGCTGGGCATCCTCTGGATCAGTAGGCTTTAAAGGCACAAGAAAGGGAACACCCTTTGCCGCATCAAAGGCTGCCGAAGAAGTCGTAAAGAAGGTTAAAGAGTTCGGCATTCAAGAAGTAGAAGTAAGGCTAAAAGGACCTGGCCAGGGAAGAGAAGCTGCCCTAAGAACACTTCACTCACAGGGACTAAAAATTGTGGCAATAAAAGACGTTACACCTATACCACATAACGGAACAAGACCACCAAAGAGAAGGAGGGTATAA
- the rpsM gene encoding 30S ribosomal protein S13, which yields MARIAGVDLPKNKKIEVALTYIYGIGPSNSKEILRKTGVDPNKKVRDLSPEEISKLQSAIEGLKVEGALRMEVARNIKRLMDIGCYRGIRHKLGLPVRGQRTRHNARTRKGPRGNIFRRIKKKEK from the coding sequence ATGGCACGAATAGCAGGTGTAGACTTACCTAAAAATAAAAAAATAGAAGTAGCCTTAACTTATATTTACGGTATAGGTCCATCTAACTCAAAAGAAATATTAAGAAAAACAGGAGTAGACCCAAACAAAAAAGTTAGGGACTTATCTCCTGAAGAAATAAGTAAACTCCAAAGCGCCATAGAAGGCCTAAAAGTTGAAGGAGCTCTAAGAATGGAAGTTGCAAGAAACATAAAAAGACTCATGGACATCGGATGCTACAGGGGCATAAGACATAAACTTGGACTACCCGTACGTGGACAAAGAACAAGACATAACGCAAGAACAAGAAAAGGCCCAAGAGGCAACATCTTTAGAAGAATAAAGAAAAAGGAAAAATAA
- the rpmJ gene encoding 50S ribosomal protein L36: MKVRSSVKKICAKCKIIRRKRRVMVICENPKHKQRQG, translated from the coding sequence ATGAAAGTGAGAAGTTCTGTAAAAAAAATTTGCGCAAAATGCAAAATAATCCGCCGAAAAAGGCGGGTAATGGTAATATGTGAAAACCCAAAACATAAGCAAAGACAAGGTTAA
- a CDS encoding DUF3782 domain-containing protein — MGAEEAFRKGFEEILSELDYKVIKWKKFDKNCEFFIYPRTAEIDIIIKDKRKIAIEVKSSLTVGDVENFERSIRFYEKEEGEKIEKKGIVSIIPLSSGSGIR; from the coding sequence ATGGGTGCAGAGGAAGCATTTAGAAAAGGTTTTGAAGAAATTTTATCTGAGCTTGATTATAAAGTTATAAAATGGAAAAAGTTTGATAAAAATTGTGAGTTTTTTATATATCCTCGCACTGCTGAAATAGATATAATCATAAAGGACAAAAGAAAAATAGCAATAGAGGTAAAGTCTTCTCTTACTGTCGGCGATGTTGAAAATTTTGAAAGGTCAATAAGATTCTATGAAAAAGAGGAGGGTGAAAAGATTGAAAAGAAGGGAATTGTTTCAATTATTCCCCTCTCCTCAGGCAGTGGAATACGCTAG
- a CDS encoding PorV/PorQ family protein, with translation MKKVTKFIYFLVMPSILFSSANDAAVVFLTIFPGARAVGMGAAFTAVSDDATCTFYNPGGLPFIKSLEVSLQHSNWLTGLWPDMYYEFFGFVNPLGELGAIGGNVIYLTTGETEAYIEGSDAPIARFVNFDFAVTLNYGYRVFKDLGVGIGSKFIYSFLAPDWLVKRVFPESGGGGTGITYAFDFGLLYKLSFRPESKLLPGMSFGFSLLNFGPGIRYTRKGGGEDPLPRTLKVGVALPVYTSDAIKLTISSDITKILVKLFEDWEEKGFNYVWAEAWKHYGLEFTYYNFVSLRVGYFLDIEGARIGFMYGGGIRLGKFYFDIGVDSPIYDFETENYRFSLRYVF, from the coding sequence ATGAAAAAGGTAACTAAGTTTATTTATTTTTTAGTGATGCCTTCTATTCTTTTTTCGTCGGCTAATGATGCGGCTGTTGTGTTTTTAACGATTTTTCCTGGGGCAAGGGCAGTAGGTATGGGAGCTGCCTTTACAGCTGTTTCTGATGATGCTACTTGTACTTTTTATAATCCAGGGGGTTTGCCTTTTATAAAAAGTCTTGAAGTTTCGCTTCAGCATTCTAACTGGCTGACAGGGCTTTGGCCAGATATGTACTATGAGTTTTTCGGTTTTGTTAATCCACTTGGTGAGCTAGGTGCCATAGGTGGAAATGTCATTTATTTAACTACAGGGGAGACAGAGGCTTATATAGAAGGTAGTGATGCGCCTATAGCAAGGTTTGTAAATTTTGACTTTGCCGTTACTTTAAATTATGGTTACAGGGTCTTTAAGGATTTAGGTGTCGGTATAGGGTCAAAGTTTATTTATTCTTTTCTTGCTCCTGATTGGCTTGTTAAAAGGGTTTTTCCTGAGTCAGGTGGAGGGGGAACTGGAATTACCTATGCCTTTGATTTTGGGCTTTTATACAAATTAAGTTTTAGGCCGGAGTCAAAGCTTTTGCCTGGTATGTCCTTTGGTTTTTCTCTTTTAAATTTTGGTCCTGGTATAAGGTATACAAGAAAGGGTGGAGGAGAGGATCCGCTTCCAAGGACTTTAAAAGTAGGAGTTGCTTTGCCGGTTTATACGTCAGATGCTATAAAGTTAACGATTTCTTCAGATATAACTAAGATTTTAGTAAAGCTTTTTGAGGATTGGGAGGAAAAGGGCTTTAATTATGTTTGGGCAGAGGCTTGGAAGCACTACGGTTTAGAGTTTACTTATTATAATTTTGTTTCGTTGAGGGTCGGTTACTTTTTGGATATAGAGGGGGCGAGGATTGGCTTTATGTACGGAGGGGGGATAAGACTTGGAAAGTTTTACTTTGATATAGGTGTTGACTCTCCCATTTATGATTTTGAAACTGAAAATTACAGATTTTCATTAAGATACGTTTTTTAA
- a CDS encoding SAM-dependent chlorinase/fluorinase — MKIIALITDFGYNSPYIGSVKAKIKSLSNDKIYIIDIFHDIESFDIFSCAYWIYFLYRDYPEDTVFLCVVDPTVGTERKGVVISFENRFFVGPDNGIFTLLLKKGGNAYELPPPPTSASPTFHARDYFSIWAAKISMSPFILKTFKKLENPKILETQEPIKIGKEIEGKAVVKDKFGNILTNIPNEWLEKDTNYLLKIKDFLIVGPKRTYADVKKGELLFLRGSFGFLEIASNMESAFDIIKPTLPTKITIKEIVK, encoded by the coding sequence ATGAAGATAATTGCACTCATTACAGATTTTGGTTATAACTCGCCCTACATAGGTTCAGTAAAAGCTAAAATTAAATCACTATCTAACGATAAAATCTATATTATTGATATTTTCCATGATATTGAAAGTTTTGATATTTTTTCTTGTGCCTACTGGATCTATTTTTTATATAGAGATTATCCTGAGGACACAGTGTTTCTCTGTGTTGTTGATCCCACAGTTGGGACAGAAAGAAAGGGAGTTGTTATTTCCTTTGAAAATAGATTCTTTGTTGGTCCAGACAACGGAATATTTACTTTGCTTTTAAAAAAGGGAGGAAACGCGTATGAATTGCCCCCGCCTCCCACTTCAGCATCTCCCACATTTCACGCAAGAGATTACTTCTCCATATGGGCTGCTAAAATTTCTATGTCCCCCTTTATTTTAAAAACATTCAAAAAATTAGAAAATCCTAAAATTCTTGAAACTCAGGAACCTATAAAAATTGGTAAAGAAATAGAGGGAAAGGCAGTTGTAAAGGATAAATTCGGCAATATCCTCACAAACATTCCAAATGAGTGGTTAGAAAAAGATACTAACTACCTTTTAAAAATAAAAGACTTTTTAATAGTGGGACCGAAAAGGACCTATGCAGATGTGAAAAAGGGAGAGCTTTTATTTTTAAGGGGAAGCTTCGGTTTCCTAGAAATAGCCTCAAACATGGAAAGCGCCTTTGATATTATTAAACCTACTCTCCCTACCAAGATAACGATTAAAGAAATAGTAAAATAG
- a CDS encoding aminotransferase class I/II-fold pyridoxal phosphate-dependent enzyme, whose amino-acid sequence MKFSKRIKQFPLYFFEEIDRLKKEYKEDLIDMGIGDPDIPTPEEIVEILIKEAKNPIFHRYPPYQGFKFLKEAIKNYYKKRFDVELKEEEILVLIGSKEGLSHLAFVLVDENTYSLVPDPAYPAYELASKMAGGIIHKMPLKEKNNFLPLLTKIPDRVLEKTRVMYLNYPNNPTGAEANLDFFKEVVKLSKRYNFAIVNDLCYAEIYEEKEPISLLMVTKKNAIEFNSLSKTFSMTGWRIAFTCGDEKIIQNLAKFKTVIDNCQFGAIQKAAEYALLNYERLNKPIREKYKERRGKLKEALREVGMPFFDSQATFYIWAKPENFSSYEFSIEFIKKKKVLALPGEGFGKHGKGFIRFSVTLEDNKLDEAIKRLKEFYKK is encoded by the coding sequence ATGAAATTTTCAAAAAGAATAAAGCAATTTCCTCTTTACTTTTTTGAGGAAATTGATAGATTAAAAAAAGAGTATAAGGAAGATTTAATCGATATGGGGATTGGAGACCCAGATATTCCTACTCCTGAAGAAATTGTAGAGATTTTAATTAAAGAAGCTAAAAATCCTATATTTCATAGATACCCACCTTACCAAGGCTTTAAATTTCTTAAAGAAGCAATCAAAAACTATTACAAAAAAAGATTTGATGTTGAACTAAAAGAAGAAGAAATTCTTGTTCTAATAGGATCAAAAGAGGGGCTTTCGCACCTTGCCTTTGTACTCGTTGATGAGAATACATATTCACTTGTCCCAGACCCAGCCTATCCAGCCTATGAACTTGCCTCAAAAATGGCAGGAGGAATCATCCATAAAATGCCCCTTAAAGAAAAAAATAATTTCCTCCCACTTTTAACAAAAATACCAGATAGAGTCTTAGAAAAAACAAGAGTTATGTATCTAAACTATCCAAATAACCCAACTGGTGCCGAAGCTAACTTAGACTTCTTTAAAGAAGTAGTAAAGTTATCAAAAAGATATAACTTTGCTATTGTCAATGACCTTTGCTATGCTGAAATATATGAAGAAAAAGAACCTATATCACTTTTAATGGTCACCAAGAAAAATGCTATTGAATTTAACTCACTTTCTAAAACGTTTAGTATGACCGGTTGGAGAATTGCCTTTACCTGCGGTGATGAAAAAATAATTCAGAATCTTGCTAAATTTAAAACCGTTATTGATAACTGCCAATTTGGAGCAATCCAAAAAGCCGCCGAATACGCCCTCTTAAACTACGAAAGACTTAATAAACCTATAAGAGAAAAGTATAAGGAAAGGAGAGGAAAGCTAAAAGAAGCTCTTAGAGAAGTAGGAATGCCCTTTTTTGACTCCCAGGCTACTTTCTACATATGGGCAAAACCAGAAAATTTCTCAAGTTATGAATTTTCTATAGAATTTATTAAGAAAAAGAAAGTCTTAGCCCTACCCGGTGAAGGCTTTGGAAAGCATGGGAAAGGCTTTATAAGGTTCAGCGTGACTTTAGAAGATAATAAGCTCGACGAAGCAATTAAAAGACTTAAAGAATTTTATAAGAAGTGA